One part of the Musa acuminata AAA Group cultivar baxijiao chromosome BXJ1-5, Cavendish_Baxijiao_AAA, whole genome shotgun sequence genome encodes these proteins:
- the LOC135674563 gene encoding uncharacterized protein LOC135674563, with amino-acid sequence MSRCFPFPPPGYEKKVKNEARSGHVDSPAKENHKEKHKKEKRHKDKKEGEKRKDKDQSKDRHREKKDRKEKHKDKKKEKNKDNGGNRISEDGNEKQTQFDNKDRLEVSWKTEEVKPCKFADELDYWIKNEEKVATTRMLGDFGSSIQRSSDVSGAESAMVMERVASNKNIAGSMDSSSRRINGMERQTDNFTSSIRSHSEVFGFANAVQKEKNLKNKLISNVSHLGQRGNDGRLQAVDNSRVPIQQRSDGPHTATAVEKENCKHNKVVTIPSSKVQRLFNGMNRSKENLSLLAHGKIDGICLVKTIENRGEIKNVVTSHIFIEQREEDGIGRSMKDADKRIKGNEKNKDREAYGGNEKRHKDKDRDKKKKKKKKKDKNKLDDKEKEQARNGEKGGQTHKERDEIKNNIGKKDQIDSPNLEPVASQRDNKKSDNTRENRKRKELEMNGFSHENDSQPNKFQRTTPSPHLVENGRTVDLSDVACSSIKPEAINNIEVRKLPLDIKEHTVNGTRVAHSSPDGSRHPAVVVNAKVQVSVKAPHPDSKYLSEIYSVPKIYDVPKYDDQEWLLGSCNFQSTQKSKLSADETPQVWAEAVRLGSEDVLALPYVIPF; translated from the exons GAGAATCACAAAGAGAagcataaaaaggagaagaggcacAAAGATAAAAAAGAAGGTGAAAAAAGGAAGGACAAAGACCAAAGTAAAGATAGGCACAGAGAGAAGAAGGATAGAAAAGAAAAGCACAAGgacaagaaaaaggagaagaataaGGACAATGGTGGAAACAGGATATCTGAAGATGGGAATGAGAAACAGACTCAGTTTGACAACAAAGACAGGCTTGAGGTCAGCTGGAAAACTGAAGAAGTTAAACCTTGTAAATTTGCTGACGAGTTGGACTATTGGATCAAAAATGAAGAAAAGGTCGCAACAACGAGAATGCTTGGTGATTTTGGTAGTTCGATCCAAAGAAGCTCTGATGTCTCAGGTGCTGAATCTGCAATGGTTATGGAAAGAGTTGCAAGCAATAAAAACATTGCTGGTTCCATGGATTCTTCTTCCAGGAGAATTAATGGGATGGAAAGGCAAACAGACAACTTCACCAGTTCAATTCGAAGTCATTCTGAGGTCTTTGGATTTGCAAATGCAgtgcaaaaggaaaaaaatttaaagaacaaGTTGATCTCAAATGTCAGTCATCTTGGGCAAAGAGGAAATGATGGTAGGTTACAAGCAGTAGATAACTCTAGGGTTCCCATCCAACAAAGATCTGATGGTCCACACACTGCAACTGCAGTGGAAAAGGAGAACTGTAAACATAACAAAGTTGTCACAATTCCCAGCAGCAAAGTGCAAAGATTATTTAATGGAATGAACCGATCAAAAGAAAACCTCTCCCTTCTGGCACATGGAAAGATAGATGGCATTTGCCTTGTGAAGACAATAGAGAACAGGGGAGAGATAAAGAATGTTGTTACAAGCCACATTTTCATAGAGCAGAGAGAAGAGGATGGGATTGGCAGATCAATGAAGGATGCAGACAAAAGGATCAAGGGGAATGAGAAGAACAAGGACAGGGAAGCTTATGGTGGAAACGAAAAGAGACACAAGGACAAAGATcgggataagaagaagaagaaaaagaagaaaaaggacaaGAACAAACTTGATGACAAAGAAAAAGAGCAGGCAAGAAATGGAGAGAAAGGTGGGCAAACACATAAAGAACGTGATGAAATAAAGAACAACATAGGTAAAAAGGATCAGATAGATAGTCCGAATCTAGAGCCAGTGGCTTCTCAGAGGGACAACAAAAAGAGTGACAATACTCGTGAAAATAGGAAGAGAAAGGAACTTGAGATGAATGGTTTTTCAcatg AGAATGATTCACAGCCGAACAAGTTCCAAAGAACAACTCCTTCCCCCCACCTTGTAGAAAATGGGAGAACAGTGGACTTATCCGATGTTGCTTGTTCCTCCATAAAGCCCGAGGCCATAAACAACATCGAGGTAAGAAAGCTCCCTTTAGATATCAAGGAACACACTGTAAATGGCACAAGAGTAGCTCATTCATCTCCAGATGGCTCAAGGCATCCTGCTGTTGTCGTCAATGCAAAGGTCCAAGTTTCTGTGAAGGCTCCTCACCCGGATTCCAAGTATCTTAGTGAAATATACTCTGTTCCCAAAATATATGATGTACCCAAGTATGATGATCAAGAGTGGCTATTGGGCAGCTGCAACTTCCAGTCAACCCAAAAGTCAAAGCTCTCAGCCGATGAGACTCCCCAAGTGTGGGCCGAGGCAGTGAGACTCGGGTCAGAGGATGTTCTTGCATTGCCCTATGTCATTCCATTCTGA
- the LOC135674017 gene encoding cysteine proteinase inhibitor 4-like: MASLDRCLLLLVLLFSGLIVSTSSAYSGRMVGARTEVQDVETNKEVQDLGLFSVDEYNRRLALRGARLLTFSRVAAAQRQVVSGIKYYLQVVAAVKGTGEEGQQHRTFDAVVIVKPWLSSRSLVSFAPRRPALNSLDNVGDAHLNVR, encoded by the coding sequence ATGGCTTCTCTCGATCGCTGtcttctcctcctcgtcctcctcttctCCGGCCTCAtcgtctccacctcctcggcctacAGCGGGCGCATGGTCGGGGCCCGGACGGAGGTGCAGGACGTGGAGACCAACAAGGAGGTGCAGGACCTCGGCCTCTTCTCCGTCGACGAGTACAACCGCCGCCTCGCCCTCCGCGGCGCCCGCCTCCTCACCTTCTCCCGCGTGGCGGCCGCGCAGCGGCAGGTGGTGTCCGGGATCAAGTACTACCTCCAGGTGGTGGCCGCCGTGAAAGGTACCGGCGAGGAGGGACAGCAGCACCGAACCTTCGACGCCGTGGTCATCGTCAAGCCCTGGCTCAGCTCCCGGTCGCTCGTCTCCTTCGCCCCCCGCCGCCCGGCCCTCAACAGCCTAGATAACGTCGGCGACGCCCACCTTAATGTCCGATAG